In Triticum aestivum cultivar Chinese Spring chromosome 5B, IWGSC CS RefSeq v2.1, whole genome shotgun sequence, the following proteins share a genomic window:
- the LOC123112079 gene encoding putrescine hydroxycinnamoyltransferase 1, with product MKVEVVDTTLVTPSEPTPRHTLWLSNLDLAVPKTHTPLVYYYPAPPAGDGDGEKEEGEGFFAPERLREALARALVPFYPLAGRMATGPEGRLEIDCNGEGALFVVARADFTGDEMFRDFEPSPEARRLLVPFAASGDPPCLLAMVQVTFLKCGGVAVGTGMHHVTMDGAGAIQFIRTWTTLARGLDAAYVYPSPPVHDRTVLRARSPPHVTFEHPVYSPSNLNGLPRPFVTRVYAVSPKLLADIKSSCAPGVSTYCALTAHLWRAMCVARGLAPDAESRLRVPANIRQRLRPQLPANYFGNAIVRDLVTVRVGDVLSQPLGFVAERIKRAVARVDDAFVRSVIDYLELESEKGSQAARGQFMPETDLWVVSWLGMPIHDADFGWGCPKFVAPAQMFGSGTAYVTQAPDKDDGVSVLFALEPEYLQCFEKAFYGE from the exons ATGAAGGTGGAGGTGGTGGACACGACGCTGGTGACGCCCAGCGAGCCGACGCCGCGGCACACGCTCTGGCTCTCCAACCTCGACCTCGCCGTGCCCAAGACGCACACGCCGCTCGTCTACTACTACCCGGCGCCCcccgccggcgacggcgacggcgagaaggaggagggggaggggttcTTCGCGCCGGAGAGGCTGCGGGAAGCGCTGGCGAGGGCGCTGGTGCCCTTCTACCCGCTGGCGGGGCGGATGGCGACGGGCCCCGAGGGCCGGCTCGAGATCGACTGCAACGGCGAGGGCGCGCTGTTCGTCGTCGCACGGGCCGACTTCACCGGCGACGAGATGTTCCGGGACTTCGAGCCCTCCCCGGAGGCGCGCCGCCTGCTCGTCCCCTTCGCCGCCTCCGGCGACCCGCCCTGCCTCCTCGCCATGGTCCAG GTGACGTTCCTCAAGTGCGGCGGCGTGGCCGTGGGCACGGGCATGCACCACGTGACCATGGACGGCGCGGGCGCGATCCAGTTCATCCGGACGTGGACGACCCTGGCGCGCGGCCTGGACGCTGCGTACGTGTACCCGTCCCCGCCGGTGCACGACCGCACGGTGCTGCGCGCGCGCTCTCCCCCGCACGTCACCTTCGAGCACCCGGTCTACTCCCCGAGCAACCTCAACGGCCTGCCCCGCCCCTTCGTCACCCGCGTCTACGCCGTGTCTCCCAAGCTCCTCGCCGACATCAAGTCCAGCTGCGCGCCCGGCGTGTCCACCTACTGCGCGCTCACCGCGCACCTGTGGCGCGCCATGTGCGTGGCCCGCGGGCTGGCCCCCGACGCCGAGTCGCGGCTGCGCGTGCCGGCGAACATCCGGCAGCGCCTGCGCCCGCAGCTGCCGGCCAACTACTTCGGCAACGCCATCGTGCGGGACCTGGTGACGGTGCGCGTGGGCGACGTGCTGTCGCAGCCGCTGGGGTTCGTGGCGGAGCGGATCAAGCGCGCGGTGGCGCGGGTGGACGACGCCTTCGTGCGCTCCGTCATCGACTACCTGGAGCTGGAGTCGGAGAAGGGCAGCCAGGCGGCGCGCGGGCAGTTCATGCCGGAGACGGACCTGTGGGTGGTGAGCTGGCTGGGCATGCCCATCCACGACGCCGACTTCGGCTGGGGCTGCCCCAAGTTCGTGGCGCCGGCGCAGATGTTCGGCAGCGGCACGGCGTACGTGACGCAGGCGCCCGACAAGGACGACGGCGTGTCCGTGCTGTTCGCGCTCGAGCCAGAGTACCTGCAGTGCTTCGAGAAGGCCTTCTACGGGGAGTGA